A DNA window from Aureibaculum sp. 2308TA14-22 contains the following coding sequences:
- a CDS encoding alkaline phosphatase family protein, with the protein MSLLFINCDSSTSRADNPPNKIVNKVLIIGIDGCRPDALTTANTPTIDALMANATYSLDARCLYTTSSGPGWTSMLSGVWQNKHGVVDNSYSGAQFSNFPHFFRHIEDANPENRTVSIVEWNPINNYMASLISDVVINADSDAMVKNEVVNELVNNNPTALFVQLSNVDYAGHGTGFSPENPNYINAIETIDTHIGGMLDALKTRKTYKNENWLILLSTDHGGLGTSHGGPSDEERNIFVIASGNSIPNKEIKKTTSEVTVPPASNCLNSQYELKFDNTVIEVPHHDDFNFGANQDFSIECRIRSKLPQDVGIIAKKDWVSGLRPGYVFSFKPNTNNFKVNVGDGVNRVDVEAGEITDNEWHTVSATFDRDGLLKVYVDGVLKNSASIATIGNIDNNLPFTMGADGNLNYHYNGYISQVRMFNTLLNDSEIDNWKCKVLDNSHPKYSNLLGYWNLTDGSGTTIDDSSTNNNDGTVTNGVWKDATVSTVEIVGNFDNTPRTVDVAVTALNHLCIPIQSAWNLEGNSLINTNCSSN; encoded by the coding sequence TTGTCACTCTTATTTATTAATTGTGATAGCTCAACTTCAAGAGCGGACAATCCGCCAAATAAAATTGTAAACAAGGTATTGATTATTGGGATTGACGGATGCAGACCAGATGCTCTAACTACTGCTAATACTCCAACTATAGACGCTTTGATGGCCAATGCTACGTATTCTTTAGATGCTAGATGTTTATATACAACTAGTAGTGGTCCGGGATGGACTTCTATGCTTAGTGGGGTTTGGCAAAACAAGCATGGTGTAGTAGATAATTCATATAGTGGTGCCCAATTTTCTAATTTTCCACATTTTTTTAGACATATTGAAGATGCTAATCCTGAAAACAGAACGGTTTCTATAGTAGAATGGAACCCAATAAATAATTATATGGCTTCGTTAATTTCTGATGTTGTCATCAATGCTGATTCAGATGCTATGGTAAAAAACGAAGTAGTTAATGAGTTAGTTAATAATAATCCAACAGCCTTGTTTGTCCAACTTTCTAATGTAGATTATGCAGGTCATGGAACTGGATTTAGCCCAGAAAACCCAAATTACATAAATGCAATTGAAACCATTGACACTCATATAGGTGGAATGCTAGACGCTTTAAAGACTCGTAAAACGTATAAAAATGAAAATTGGCTGATTTTATTAAGTACAGATCATGGTGGTCTGGGCACTTCACATGGAGGCCCCTCTGATGAAGAACGGAATATTTTTGTGATTGCAAGTGGTAATTCAATTCCTAATAAAGAGATTAAAAAAACAACTTCTGAGGTTACCGTACCTCCTGCTAGTAATTGTTTAAATAGCCAATACGAATTAAAGTTTGACAATACCGTTATAGAAGTTCCACATCATGATGATTTTAATTTTGGAGCAAATCAAGATTTTTCAATAGAATGTAGAATTCGCTCAAAATTGCCACAAGATGTAGGGATTATTGCAAAAAAAGATTGGGTTAGTGGATTAAGACCTGGTTACGTTTTTTCATTTAAACCAAATACAAATAATTTTAAAGTTAATGTTGGTGATGGTGTAAATAGAGTTGATGTGGAAGCTGGAGAAATAACAGATAATGAATGGCATACAGTTAGTGCTACTTTTGATAGAGATGGATTGCTAAAGGTTTATGTTGATGGAGTATTGAAGAATAGTGCCTCTATAGCCACTATTGGTAATATAGATAACAACCTTCCTTTTACAATGGGTGCTGATGGAAATTTAAACTATCATTACAACGGGTATATCTCTCAAGTTAGAATGTTTAACACATTACTAAATGATTCTGAAATAGACAATTGGAAGTGCAAGGTGTTAGATAATTCTCATCCAAAGTATTCAAATTTGTTAGGATATTGGAACTTGACCGATGGTTCTGGCACAACAATTGATGATTCAAGTACCAATAACAATGATGGAACAGTTACTAATGGTGTATGGAAAGATGCAACGGTCAGCACTGTAGAAATAGTAGGCAATTTTGATAATACACCAAGAACTGTTGACGTTGCCGTAACAGCATTAAACCATTTATGCATTCCAATTCAAAGTGCTTGGAATTTAGAAGGAAATTCACTTATTAATACTAATTGCTCTAGCAATTAG
- a CDS encoding aldehyde dehydrogenase family protein — protein sequence MEDIKSIKKEKEVEGSSIIEFGGIINGKQVKTGEWIEVFNPYTKKLVGRVASIDTNTLDQVLKDTKNTKITLTRYERYDILNKIADELEKRVDEVSQMITDETGLCLKDTRYEASRVSDVLRFSAMKTLDDDSQVFPCDVSKNGKPRRIYTTRVPLGLISAITPFNHPMNQVVHKIAPAIATNNTVVLKPSERTPLSAYYFAQLALDCGLPPNMLNCINGKDIQATSEMMTVHPDITMVSFTGGSEIGKIIASKSGYKKLVLELGGSSALLVLDDADIDEAVDVTMAGTFKNSAQRCTAIRRILVHNSIADEYATKLANKVKAIKYGDPYDENTDMGTVITEEAATEMERRVQNAIENGAVCLAGNKREGALFAPTVLDHIKNEHEVVAKETFGPVAPIIRFETLDEAIDIANDTPYGLSGGVVSNHWPSIQRVITELDTGTVNVNEAPSYRLEWTPFGGVKDSGLGYKEGVIEAMKGYTYIKTYSLPWDIA from the coding sequence ATGGAAGATATTAAAAGTATAAAAAAGGAAAAAGAAGTTGAGGGTTCAAGTATTATCGAATTCGGGGGTATTATAAATGGAAAACAAGTAAAAACAGGCGAATGGATCGAAGTATTCAATCCTTACACCAAAAAATTGGTGGGTAGAGTCGCTTCTATCGATACGAATACCTTGGATCAGGTATTAAAAGACACTAAAAACACAAAAATTACACTTACGCGTTACGAGCGTTACGATATTTTAAATAAAATAGCAGACGAATTAGAAAAACGTGTAGACGAAGTAAGCCAGATGATTACCGATGAAACTGGTTTATGTTTAAAAGATACACGGTATGAGGCAAGTCGGGTTTCTGATGTATTACGCTTTTCTGCAATGAAAACCCTAGATGATGATTCTCAAGTATTTCCTTGTGATGTTTCTAAAAACGGAAAACCAAGACGTATTTATACTACACGTGTTCCATTAGGGTTAATTAGTGCTATTACCCCTTTCAACCACCCCATGAATCAAGTAGTGCATAAAATAGCACCTGCTATTGCAACTAACAATACCGTCGTATTAAAACCCTCTGAAAGAACACCTTTATCGGCTTATTATTTTGCACAATTGGCACTTGATTGTGGTTTGCCTCCAAATATGTTGAATTGTATTAATGGTAAAGACATTCAAGCAACTTCAGAAATGATGACAGTGCACCCAGATATCACAATGGTCTCTTTTACAGGAGGTAGTGAAATAGGTAAAATCATTGCATCAAAATCAGGTTACAAAAAACTGGTATTAGAACTTGGCGGAAGCTCTGCATTGTTGGTTTTGGATGATGCAGATATTGATGAAGCCGTTGATGTTACAATGGCAGGAACCTTTAAAAACTCGGCTCAACGCTGTACCGCTATCCGCAGAATATTGGTACACAATAGTATTGCCGACGAATATGCCACAAAGCTTGCAAATAAGGTAAAAGCCATAAAATATGGAGATCCATACGATGAAAATACAGATATGGGTACTGTAATTACAGAAGAAGCTGCCACAGAAATGGAACGCCGAGTGCAAAATGCAATAGAAAATGGTGCAGTTTGTCTTGCCGGAAATAAACGCGAAGGCGCATTATTTGCTCCAACCGTTTTAGATCATATTAAAAACGAGCATGAAGTTGTCGCCAAAGAAACTTTTGGACCGGTAGCTCCGATTATCAGATTTGAAACGCTAGACGAGGCTATAGATATTGCGAATGATACACCATATGGATTATCTGGTGGCGTAGTCAGTAATCATTGGCCATCCATTCAGCGTGTTATTACAGAATTAGATACCGGTACGGTAAACGTTAACGAAGCCCCTAGTTATAGACTAGAGTGGACACCTTTTGGTGGTGTTAAAGATTCTGGCTTAGGATACAAAGAAGGTGTTATTGAAGCTATGAAAGGATATACCTATATAAAAACATATTCTTTACCTTGGGATATTGCTTAA
- the phnA gene encoding phosphonoacetate hydrolase has protein sequence MKINNRNYPNQNKTIIGICMDGTSYPYYEAAKDVMPNLQRFIKEGSFGMVKTVIPSFTNPNNMAITTGVPPNVNGICGNFYWDTELQKEVMMSDPKYLKVPTILSEKSKNGSKVAVVTAKEKLRRMLSHNLDGICFSAEFANEATLEGNGIENVESDLMGKDRPGIYDPYISVYCIEAGAKLLQRQHFDIMYLTTTDFVQHKYAPGDPEANDFLSKIDYWFGELDKLGAIVGITADHGMQAKTNADGTPKVQFIEKLLNEQGINTRVILPITDPYVVHHGALGGYGTLYLDDKSQLEAAKTYLLSLDGIEKVLTNAEAVVAYELPSDRIGDLVILSDAATTIGRTPDWHDLDKVKEGLRSHGGEHCQVVPMIFNKKLNEEYAEKLATGASRNFDLFHFLSNGF, from the coding sequence ATGAAAATCAACAACAGAAATTATCCTAATCAGAATAAAACAATAATTGGGATATGCATGGATGGTACCTCTTACCCTTATTACGAAGCAGCTAAGGATGTAATGCCTAATTTGCAACGTTTTATAAAAGAAGGTTCCTTTGGGATGGTAAAAACCGTTATTCCATCATTTACCAACCCAAATAATATGGCTATTACCACTGGTGTTCCACCAAATGTAAATGGTATCTGCGGAAACTTCTATTGGGATACAGAACTTCAAAAGGAAGTAATGATGAGTGACCCAAAATATCTAAAAGTTCCTACTATTTTATCTGAAAAAAGTAAAAACGGAAGCAAAGTTGCCGTAGTTACCGCAAAAGAAAAGTTAAGAAGAATGCTTTCCCATAACTTAGACGGTATTTGTTTTTCGGCTGAATTTGCAAATGAAGCTACTTTAGAAGGAAATGGTATTGAAAATGTAGAATCAGATTTAATGGGTAAAGATAGACCAGGTATTTACGATCCTTATATTTCTGTGTATTGTATCGAAGCGGGTGCAAAATTATTACAGCGTCAGCATTTTGATATCATGTACTTAACAACAACGGATTTTGTACAACATAAATATGCTCCCGGAGACCCCGAAGCAAATGATTTCTTATCTAAAATAGATTACTGGTTTGGCGAATTGGACAAACTAGGTGCTATTGTTGGTATTACTGCCGACCATGGCATGCAAGCTAAAACCAACGCAGATGGCACTCCTAAAGTTCAATTTATAGAAAAACTATTAAACGAGCAGGGCATCAATACACGTGTTATTTTGCCTATTACCGATCCTTATGTAGTGCATCATGGTGCTCTAGGCGGCTACGGAACGTTGTATTTAGATGATAAATCTCAACTAGAAGCCGCTAAAACCTATTTATTGAGTTTAGATGGTATTGAAAAAGTGTTAACAAATGCCGAAGCGGTCGTAGCTTATGAATTACCTTCCGATAGGATAGGTGATTTAGTAATTCTTTCTGACGCTGCCACAACCATTGGTAGAACTCCTGATTGGCATGATCTTGATAAGGTAAAAGAAGGTTTACGCTCTCACGGAGGTGAACATTGCCAAGTAGTTCCAATGATTTTCAATAAAAAACTAAATGAAGAGTATGCTGAAAAATTAGCAACTGGAGCATCTAGAAATTTTGACTTGTTTCATTTTTTAAGTAATGGATTCTAA
- a CDS encoding MORN repeat-containing protein, with amino-acid sequence MRKQFFLLVLSVSFLNVVAAQSDCKVKLEAISTSYKGECKKGFAHGEGEAKGEQDSYSGKFKKGLPHGSGTYIWENGNTYKGNFVKGKMDGKGVLTIKKSEDEDEIQNGYFKKGEYIGLYAVPYKEISKREVKKVTFQEQNLNLGGYNQVKIRVNFAGAIVNPQLIVTDENNSVTELINGGVILTNVKFPMKKITVSFTSNGFSSRVVFEIYKKGDWDVVIHI; translated from the coding sequence ATGAGAAAACAATTTTTTTTATTAGTATTGAGTGTATCTTTTTTAAATGTAGTTGCAGCTCAATCTGATTGTAAGGTAAAATTAGAGGCCATTAGTACTAGCTACAAAGGCGAATGTAAAAAAGGTTTTGCTCATGGTGAGGGAGAAGCTAAAGGAGAACAGGATTCTTATTCTGGAAAATTTAAAAAAGGGTTACCTCATGGTTCTGGAACCTATATTTGGGAAAATGGCAATACCTATAAAGGAAATTTTGTAAAAGGGAAAATGGATGGTAAAGGTGTTTTAACAATTAAAAAATCGGAAGATGAAGATGAGATTCAAAATGGTTATTTTAAAAAAGGAGAGTATATTGGTTTATATGCTGTGCCCTATAAAGAAATATCTAAAAGAGAAGTTAAAAAAGTAACGTTTCAAGAACAAAACTTAAATCTAGGAGGCTATAATCAAGTTAAAATTAGAGTAAATTTTGCTGGAGCTATTGTTAATCCACAATTAATCGTTACAGATGAAAACAACAGTGTGACAGAACTTATAAATGGAGGTGTGATTTTAACAAACGTAAAATTTCCTATGAAAAAAATTACCGTATCTTTTACATCTAATGGTTTTTCAAGTAGAGTAGTTTTTGAGATATATAAGAAAGGTGATTGGGATGTTGTCATTCATATTTAA
- a CDS encoding SusC/RagA family TonB-linked outer membrane protein: MKKFKKFKYRLNATSAIKVKLTSFVLLGFLILTQTNIYALNNLLYLDFEKSTVQQQEIKGTVKDAQGNSLPGVSIIIKGTNKGTQTDFDGNYAISASNGDELVFSFVGMTTVTIAVGDQNTIDVTLQEDANQLEEVVVTALGIKKEKKRIGFAVQEVKGEALQKAVTPNIVESLTGKVAGLIVTNNSSDFFSDPQFYLRGSRPLMVVDGVPQTNSDIWNLSSDDIESITVLKSGAASALYGSPGRNGAIQLTLKSGRSQDKGIVVSYNSSTLFQKGFLRVPSIQTEYGPGNNGIYRYGGGLAGGDGLTEGGGINDFDYSIWGPKFDGRLIVQFDSPIDPNTGYRIPTPWISRGPDNLKNFMEVGLVTSNNITVQANSDVGSFVISNTYKYSKASTPGQRLDINTTRLRGSLNLSEKFTIDGSLQYNYQFSDNRIRGSYGPTSPIYNLAIWGGAHFDIRNFKQVWEEGKEGIRQNFVEHWRFNNPYALAHAWKRPWTKNDLISFLKFTYKFNDNVSAYFRSTLNSYTLTANEEIHKDIYNYDISDRGGRFRYFNERYFENNTDFLVSYNKDFINDNLNVNATLGGNQRYFRNHEESATTTQLIVPGVFTLQNSVDQVQPSSYKEQKGVYSGYATVDLAYKDKIFLGATGRIDKSSTLPESNDSFFYPSVYGSVIVSELFNLPDFIGFFKLRAAYAQVGGDLDIYEARNSYSTDRWRNLPTASFPGTLENPLLKPSFTNTYEYGFETRLFQGRLGIDFSYYRNRYGPQIFTQDFSAASGYSGILQNGRETERRGVDFSITASPVKSDNFNWTTVLNFDTYSDFLISLPALEDGTVPDREGRTFVGEELNHYWYNVWDRSPDGQLIIGSNGLPVGRPPVDLGDTQPDFTASINNMIQYKDLSLSFLIDGRFGGVTFDRYERDLWRSGSHPDAVHPERELSNIAFATGGDARTMQIPGVSVVSGEVEYDADGNVLTDTRVFEPSTAMVAYPQWASNYKGDWRSVIIDKTFAKLREVTLTYNIPSKTLKKTFFKSASISLIGRNLLYWTEADTFGDLDTYTVSTGDTNLQQPSQRSYGFNINLQF, translated from the coding sequence ATGAAAAAATTTAAAAAATTTAAGTATCGACTTAATGCTACCTCAGCAATTAAGGTAAAGTTAACATCGTTTGTGCTTTTGGGATTTTTAATCCTTACGCAAACGAATATATACGCCCTAAATAATTTACTCTATTTAGATTTTGAAAAATCAACAGTCCAACAACAAGAAATTAAGGGAACTGTTAAGGATGCTCAAGGTAATTCATTACCTGGAGTAAGTATCATAATTAAGGGTACTAATAAAGGTACACAAACAGATTTTGATGGTAACTACGCTATTAGTGCAAGTAATGGAGATGAACTAGTATTTTCTTTTGTGGGCATGACAACAGTAACAATTGCTGTTGGAGATCAAAATACAATTGATGTCACACTACAAGAAGATGCGAACCAACTTGAAGAAGTTGTAGTGACAGCCTTAGGTATTAAAAAAGAGAAGAAACGTATTGGTTTTGCGGTTCAAGAAGTTAAAGGAGAGGCTCTTCAAAAAGCCGTTACTCCTAATATTGTTGAATCTTTAACAGGTAAAGTTGCAGGTCTTATTGTTACCAATAATTCAAGTGATTTCTTTTCGGACCCTCAATTCTATTTGAGAGGTAGTAGACCATTAATGGTTGTTGATGGAGTACCACAAACCAATTCTGATATTTGGAATTTATCTTCTGATGATATTGAGAGTATTACGGTCCTAAAATCCGGTGCTGCATCGGCTCTGTATGGTTCACCAGGTCGAAACGGTGCTATACAACTTACCTTAAAATCAGGTAGGAGTCAAGATAAAGGAATAGTAGTTTCTTACAATTCTTCTACTTTATTTCAAAAAGGATTTTTAAGAGTTCCAAGTATTCAAACTGAGTATGGTCCAGGTAATAATGGTATTTATCGTTATGGTGGTGGTTTAGCTGGTGGTGATGGTTTGACCGAAGGTGGTGGAATCAATGATTTTGACTATTCCATTTGGGGTCCTAAATTTGATGGTAGGCTTATTGTTCAATTCGATTCTCCAATTGACCCAAATACAGGCTATCGTATTCCTACGCCTTGGATATCGAGAGGGCCTGACAATTTGAAAAACTTCATGGAAGTTGGGCTTGTAACATCAAATAATATTACTGTTCAGGCAAACTCAGATGTAGGGTCATTTGTAATTTCTAATACGTACAAGTATTCTAAAGCGTCAACTCCAGGTCAGCGTTTAGATATTAATACTACAAGATTAAGAGGTAGTTTAAATTTATCAGAAAAATTTACCATTGATGGGTCGCTTCAATATAACTATCAGTTTTCCGATAATAGGATTAGAGGAAGTTACGGACCTACATCTCCTATTTATAATTTAGCAATTTGGGGTGGAGCTCATTTCGATATTCGCAACTTTAAACAAGTTTGGGAAGAAGGAAAAGAGGGTATACGTCAAAATTTTGTGGAACACTGGCGTTTCAATAACCCATACGCCTTGGCACATGCTTGGAAAAGACCATGGACAAAAAATGATTTAATATCATTTTTAAAGTTTACGTATAAGTTTAATGATAATGTAAGTGCTTATTTCCGTTCTACATTAAATTCATATACATTAACAGCAAATGAAGAAATTCATAAAGATATATATAATTACGATATTTCTGATCGAGGTGGTCGTTTTAGATACTTTAACGAACGTTATTTTGAAAATAACACGGACTTTTTAGTTTCTTATAATAAAGATTTTATCAATGATAATTTAAATGTAAATGCTACTTTAGGGGGTAACCAACGTTATTTCAGAAATCATGAAGAAAGTGCTACTACAACTCAGTTGATAGTGCCTGGCGTTTTTACCTTACAAAATTCTGTAGATCAAGTACAGCCTAGTAGTTATAAAGAACAAAAAGGTGTATATAGTGGTTATGCTACGGTAGATTTAGCTTATAAAGATAAAATATTTTTAGGTGCAACGGGTCGTATTGATAAATCATCAACTTTACCAGAATCTAATGATTCTTTCTTTTACCCTTCGGTTTATGGTAGTGTTATTGTAAGTGAATTGTTTAATTTACCCGATTTTATTGGCTTTTTTAAATTAAGAGCAGCATATGCACAAGTGGGTGGTGATTTGGATATTTATGAAGCAAGAAATTCGTATAGTACTGATAGATGGAGAAATTTACCAACAGCTAGTTTTCCTGGAACTTTAGAAAACCCTTTATTAAAACCTTCCTTTACCAATACTTATGAATATGGTTTTGAGACGAGACTATTTCAGGGTAGATTAGGTATTGATTTTTCTTATTATAGAAATCGATACGGACCACAAATCTTTACTCAAGATTTTTCAGCCGCATCTGGTTATAGCGGAATTTTACAAAATGGTAGAGAGACTGAAAGAAGAGGTGTGGATTTTTCTATAACAGCCTCACCTGTTAAATCTGATAATTTTAACTGGACTACTGTTCTTAATTTTGACACCTATTCAGATTTTCTTATTTCTTTGCCAGCTCTTGAAGATGGTACCGTACCAGACAGAGAAGGTCGGACTTTTGTAGGTGAAGAGTTGAATCATTATTGGTATAATGTATGGGACAGATCACCGGACGGACAATTAATTATTGGTTCAAATGGTTTACCCGTGGGAAGACCACCCGTTGATCTTGGTGATACCCAACCAGATTTTACTGCAAGTATTAATAATATGATTCAGTATAAAGACTTATCACTTAGTTTCTTAATAGATGGTCGTTTTGGTGGTGTGACATTCGATAGATATGAACGTGATTTATGGAGATCCGGTTCACACCCAGATGCCGTACATCCTGAAAGAGAACTCTCCAATATCGCTTTTGCGACTGGTGGTGATGCCAGAACCATGCAAATACCTGGTGTTTCAGTTGTTTCAGGCGAAGTAGAATATGATGCTGATGGTAATGTGTTAACAGATACCCGTGTTTTTGAACCCAGTACAGCAATGGTAGCATACCCTCAATGGGCATCTAATTATAAAGGAGATTGGCGAAGTGTTATTATAGATAAAACTTTTGCCAAATTAAGAGAAGTTACGTTAACTTATAATATTCCTAGCAAAACTTTGAAGAAAACATTTTTTAAATCGGCTTCAATATCTTTAATTGGTAGAAATCTGTTGTATTGGACAGAAGCCGATACCTTTGGAGATTTAGATACCTATACTGTATCTACAGGTGATACTAATTTGCAACAACCTTCGCAAAGATCGTATGGATTTAATATTAACTTACAATTTTAA
- a CDS encoding 2-aminoethylphosphonate aminotransferase, producing the protein MKITRNVLLNPGPATTTDSVKLAQAVPDICPREKEFGDLMEFCATEITKFVGDPKEYATVLFGGSGTATVEAILNSVISDSGKVLIIDNGAYGKRMCQITSVYKIPTVVYESSSIEPIDLKSLETLIQKTDGLTHLAMIHHETTTGLLNDITSVGKLCKKHNISFIVDSMSGFAAIPVDMKSMNIDYLAASSNKNIQGMAGIGFAICNKAALEATATIPMRSLYLNLFAQYANFEKTHQTRFTPPVQTFYALKQAIIETKEETIEARYARYSKSWETLLNGLDELGLEYLIDKEYHSKIITSILEPKTDAYDFNEMHDYFFERGFTIYPGKVNNYDTFRISNIGQIDYEDMQAFLNVLKAYLGQIKYL; encoded by the coding sequence ATGAAAATAACAAGAAACGTATTACTAAATCCTGGTCCGGCAACCACTACAGATTCTGTAAAATTGGCACAAGCAGTACCGGATATTTGCCCAAGAGAGAAAGAATTTGGCGACTTAATGGAATTTTGTGCAACAGAAATTACAAAGTTTGTTGGTGACCCCAAAGAATATGCCACCGTATTATTTGGTGGTTCTGGAACCGCAACGGTAGAAGCCATTCTAAATTCTGTAATTTCCGATAGCGGCAAAGTTTTAATTATAGACAATGGGGCTTACGGAAAACGTATGTGTCAAATTACAAGTGTTTATAAGATTCCAACCGTAGTTTATGAATCTTCCTCCATAGAACCAATAGATTTAAAATCTTTGGAAACTTTAATTCAAAAAACTGATGGCTTAACACATTTAGCCATGATTCATCATGAAACTACAACCGGTTTACTCAATGATATAACATCGGTTGGTAAACTTTGTAAAAAACACAATATTAGTTTTATTGTAGATTCCATGAGCGGATTTGCCGCTATTCCTGTAGATATGAAATCTATGAATATAGATTATTTAGCGGCCAGTTCTAATAAAAACATTCAAGGAATGGCCGGTATTGGTTTTGCTATTTGTAACAAAGCAGCCTTAGAGGCTACCGCTACTATTCCAATGCGTAGTTTATACCTAAATCTATTTGCACAATACGCTAATTTTGAAAAGACACATCAAACACGTTTTACGCCGCCGGTACAAACATTTTATGCATTAAAACAAGCCATTATAGAAACTAAAGAAGAGACTATAGAAGCTCGTTATGCAAGATATAGCAAATCTTGGGAGACACTTTTAAACGGTTTAGATGAATTAGGTTTAGAGTATTTAATTGATAAAGAATATCATTCAAAGATTATCACCTCTATCCTAGAACCAAAAACAGATGCTTATGATTTTAACGAAATGCACGATTATTTCTTTGAAAGAGGATTTACAATTTATCCTGGAAAAGTAAATAATTACGATACATTTAGAATTTCTAACATCGGACAAATAGATTATGAAGATATGCAAGCTTTCCTAAACGTTTTAAAAGCGTATCTTGGTCAAATAAAATATTTGTAA
- a CDS encoding SusD/RagB family nutrient-binding outer membrane lipoprotein produces the protein MKNIIIKSVLLLFLTGSISSCLDYDDLRENPNDPTTVPPSLIFTDLTPGVTTSFTDSYIRMQYHLWTPTDGTSTVSFRSGFGGGFGYGTIRNINKMIEEAEASNAPIYKILAKFYTARTYVEMTRRMGDVPLTEANQGAEIPRPKYDTSKSVYIQSLNWLDEANKELGDFIDANPGFFLDGDVYFNGDLKQWQKLINSYTLRVLISLHKKADDADVNVKGRFNAIVSDPDTYPILTSLTDNAQLEYRNEDNFKQTYNPDNAVYRPSVNYVKTYIDMLKNYQDPRLFAVADPTQAAIDADPGNEAGVRANFDSYNGADATIAPADNVTGNLNGEFSKPNEEKYWNFVGQPGVLLSYWEQEFTIAEAAHRGWISNDAKTHYDNAITASMEWYGVAGSDITAYLTNANSEYITGAAGLTRILEQKYIAFAENSGTESFFNFRRTGVPDLPFSGFNVGDQDPGYPVRWSYPGSELSDNEENYKAALISQFGVESDDIDFLIWELKD, from the coding sequence ATGAAAAATATAATAATAAAATCAGTTCTATTGTTGTTCTTAACAGGATCAATTAGTAGTTGTTTAGATTATGACGATTTAAGGGAAAACCCTAACGACCCTACCACTGTACCGCCTAGTTTAATATTTACTGATTTAACACCAGGAGTTACAACTTCATTTACTGATTCTTATATAAGAATGCAATATCATTTATGGACACCTACCGATGGTACTTCTACGGTAAGTTTCAGAAGTGGTTTTGGAGGAGGTTTTGGTTATGGTACAATCCGAAATATTAATAAAATGATTGAAGAGGCTGAGGCTTCTAATGCACCTATATATAAAATTCTGGCAAAATTTTATACAGCCAGAACCTATGTAGAAATGACCAGACGTATGGGAGATGTACCCCTAACAGAAGCAAACCAAGGTGCTGAAATACCAAGACCAAAGTACGATACTTCAAAATCGGTATATATACAGAGTTTAAATTGGTTGGATGAAGCTAATAAGGAACTTGGCGATTTTATAGATGCAAATCCGGGTTTCTTTCTTGACGGAGATGTCTATTTCAATGGAGATTTAAAGCAATGGCAAAAATTAATCAATTCTTACACGTTGAGAGTTTTGATTTCGCTACATAAAAAAGCGGATGATGCTGATGTAAATGTGAAAGGACGTTTTAATGCTATAGTAAGTGATCCAGATACTTATCCAATCTTAACCAGTTTGACAGATAATGCTCAATTAGAATATAGAAATGAAGATAATTTTAAGCAAACCTACAATCCTGATAATGCGGTTTACAGACCTTCTGTAAATTATGTAAAGACCTACATAGACATGCTTAAAAACTATCAAGATCCAAGGTTGTTTGCTGTAGCAGATCCTACACAGGCTGCTATTGATGCTGATCCAGGAAATGAAGCAGGAGTAAGAGCAAATTTTGATTCATATAATGGTGCAGATGCAACAATTGCCCCTGCTGATAATGTTACTGGAAATTTGAATGGTGAATTTAGCAAACCTAATGAAGAAAAATATTGGAATTTTGTTGGACAACCTGGAGTTTTGCTAAGCTATTGGGAACAGGAATTTACAATAGCCGAAGCTGCTCATAGAGGATGGATATCTAACGATGCCAAAACGCATTATGACAATGCGATAACTGCGTCTATGGAATGGTATGGAGTTGCTGGTAGCGATATTACTGCATACCTGACAAATGCCAACTCAGAATATATCACTGGAGCTGCGGGTTTAACTAGGATTTTAGAACAAAAGTACATTGCTTTTGCTGAAAATTCAGGTACAGAGTCATTTTTTAACTTTAGAAGAACTGGTGTGCCTGACTTGCCATTTTCAGGGTTTAATGTAGGCGATCAGGATCCTGGATACCCTGTTCGTTGGTCATATCCTGGTTCTGAACTCTCGGATAATGAAGAGAACTACAAAGCTGCTCTTATAAGCCAATTTGGAGTAGAATCTGATGATATAGATTTCCTTATTTGGGAACTTAAAGACTAA